The following nucleotide sequence is from Salvelinus namaycush isolate Seneca chromosome 23, SaNama_1.0, whole genome shotgun sequence.
TAAAAGTAACAAGGCAAtcagcatagataataaacagagtagcagcagcgtaggtgATGAGTGtgaacgtgtgtctgtgtgtgagtgtgtggcgtcaatatgcctgtgtgtgttttgtgtgtttgtctgtgtgagggtagagtccagtcagtgtgttggtagagtccagtcagtgtgtgggtagagtccagtcagtgtgtgggtagagtccagtcagtgtgtgggtagagtccagtcagtgtgtgggtagagtccagtcagtgtgtgggtagagtccagtcagtgtgtgggtagagtccagtcagtgtgtgggtagagtccagtcagtgtgtgggtagagtccagtcagtgtgtgggtagagtccagtcagtgtgagggtagagtccagtcagtgtgtgggtagagtccagtcagtgtgtgggtagagtccagtcagtgtgtgggtagagtccagtcagtgtgttggtagagtccagtgtgtgggtagagtccagtcagtgtgtgggtagagtccagtcagtgtgtgggtagagtccagtcagtgtgtgggtagagtccagtcagtgtgtgggtagagtccagtcagtgtgtgggtagagtccagtcagtgtgagggtagagtccagtcagtgtgtgggtagagtccagtcagtgtgtgggtagagtccagtcagtgtgtgggtagagtctagtcagtgtgtgggtagagtccagtcagtgtgtaggtagagtccagtcactgtgtgggtagagtccagtcagtgtgtgggtagagtccagtcagtgtgtgggtagagtccagtcagtgtgtgggtagagtccagtcagtgtgcgggtagagtccagtcagtgtgtgggtagagtccagtcagtgtgtgggtagagtccagtcagtgtgtgggtagagtccagtcagtgtgtgggtagagtccagtcagtgtgtgggtagagtccagtcagtgtgtgggtagagtccagtcagtgtgtgggtagagtccagtcagtgtgcgggtagagtccagtcagtgtgtgggtagagtccagtcagtgtgttggtagagtccagtcagtgtgtgggtagagtccagtcagtgtgtgggtagagtccagtcagtgtgtgggtagagtccagtcagtgtgttggtagagtccagtcagtgtgtgggtagagtccagtcagtgtgtgggtagagtccagtcagtgtgcgggtagagtccagtcagtgtgtggatagagtccagtcagtgtgtgggtagagtccagtcagtgtgtgggtagagtccagtcagtgtgtgggtagagtccagtcagtgtgtgggtagagtccagtcagtgtgtgggtagagtccagtcagtgtgtgggtagagtccagtcagtgtgtgggtagagtccagtcagtgtgtggatagagtccagtcagtgtgtgggtagagtccagtcagtgtgtgggtagagtccagtcagtgtgtgggtagagtccagtgtgtgggtagagtccagtcagtgtgtgggtagagtccagtcagtgtgtgggtagagtccagtcagtgtgtgggtagagtccagtcagtgtgtgggtagagtccagtcagtgtgtggatagagtccagtcagtgtgtgggtagagtcaagtcagtgtgtgggtagagtccagtcagtgtgtgggtagagtccagtgtgagggtagagtccagtcagtgtgtgggtagagtccagtcagtgtgttggtagagtccagtcagtgtgtgggtagagtccagtcagtgtgttggtagagtccagtcagtgtgtgggtagagtccagtcagtgtgttggtagagtccagtcagtgtgtgggtagagtccagtcagtgtgcgggtagagtccagtcagtgtgtgagtagagtccagtcagtgtgcgggtagagtccagtcagtgtgtgggtagagtccagtcagtgtgtgggtagagtccagtcagtgtgttggtagagtccagtcagtgtgtgggtagagtccagtcagtgtgtgggtagagtccagtcagtgtgtgggtagagtccagtcagtgtgtgggtagagtccagtcagtgtgttggtagagtccagtcagtgtgtgggtagagtccagtcagtgtgtgggtagagtccagtcagtgtgcgggtagagtccagtcagtgtgtgggtagagtccagtgtgcgggtagagtccagtcagtgtgtgggtagagtccagtcagtgtgtgggtagagtccagtcagtgtgtgggtagagtccagtcagtgtgtgggtagagtccagtcagtgtgagggtagagtccagtcagtgtgtgggtagagtccagtcactgtgtgggtagagtccagtcagtgtgagggtagagtccagtgtgcgggtagagtccagtcagtgtgtgggtagagtccagtcagtgtgatggtagagtccagtgtgtgggtagagtccagtcagtgtgatggtagagtccagtgtgtgggtagagtccagtcagtgtgagggtagagtccagtcagtgtgagggtagagtccagtgtgtgggtagagtccagtcagtgtgagggtagagtccagtcagtgtgatggtagagtccagtgtgtgggtagagtccagtcagtgtgagggtagagtccagtcagtgtgagggtagagtccagtgtgcgggtagagtccagtcagtgtgtgggtagagtccagtcagtgtgatggtagagtccagtgtgtgggtagagtccagtcagtgtgagggtagagtccagtcagtgtgtcggtagagtccagtgtgcgggtagagtccagtcagtgtgtgggtagagtccagtgtgcgggtagagtccagtcagtgtgtgggtagagtccagtcagtgtgtgggtagagtccagtcagtgtgagggtagagtccagtcagtgtgtgggtagagtccagtcagtgtgtgggtagagtccagtcagtgtgtgggtagagtccagtcagtgtgtgggtagagtccagtcagtgtgtgggtagagtccagtgtgcgggtagagtccagtcagtgtgtgggtagagtccagtcagtgtgtgggtagagtctagtcagtgtgtgggtagagtccagtcagtgtgtgggtagagtccagtcagtgtgatggtagagtccagtgtgtgggtagagtccagtcagtgtgagggtagagtccagtcagtgtgagggtagagtccagtgtgcgggtagagtccagtcagtgtgtgggtagagtccagtgtgcgggtagagtccagtcagtgtgtgggtagagtccagtcagtgtgagggtagagtccagtcagtgtgagggtagagtccagtgtgcgggtagagtccagtcagtgtgtgggtagagtccagtcagtgtgtgggtagagtccagtcagtgtgtgggtagagtccagtcagtgtgtgggtagagtccagtcagtgtgtgggtagagtccagtgtgcgggtagagtccagtcagtgtgtgggtagagtccagtcagtgtgtgggtagagtctagtcagtgtgtgggtagagtccagtcagtgtgtgggtagagtccagtcagtgtgatggtagagtccagtgtgtgggtagagtccagtcagtgtgtgggtagagtccagtcagtgtgtgggtagagtccagtcactgtgtgggtagagtccagtcagtgtgtgggtagagtccagtcagtgtgtgggtagagtccagtcagtgtgtgggtagagtccagtcagtgtgtcggtagagtccagtcagtgtgtgggtagagtccagtcagtgtgtgggtagagtccagtcagtgtgtgggtagagtccagtcagtgtgagggtagagtccagtcagtgtgtgggtagagtccagtcagtgtgtcgGTAAAGTCcagtgtgcgggtagagtccagtcagtgtgagggtagagtccagtcagtgtgtgggtagagtccagtcagtgtgtgggtagagtccagtcagtgtgtaggtagagtccagtcagtgtgtgggtagagtccagtgtgcgggtagagtccagtcagtttgcgggtagagtccagtcagtgtgtgggtagagtccagtcagtgtgtgggtagagtccagtcagtgtgtgggtagagtccagtcagtgtgtgggtagagtccagtcagtgtgtgggtagagtccagtcagtgtgtcggtagagtccagtcagtgtgtgggtagagtccagtcagtgtgtgggtagagtccagtcagtgtgtgggtagagtccagtcagtgtgagggtagagtccagtgtgcgggtagagtccagtcagtgtgtgggtagagtctagtcagtgtgtgggtagagtccagtcagtgtgagggtagagtccagtgtgtgggtagagtccagtcagtgtgtgggtagagtccagtcagtgtgtgggtagagtccagtcagtgtgtgggtagagtccagtgtgcgggtagagtccagtcagtgtgtaggtagagtctagtcagtgtgtgggtagagtccagtcagtgtgtgggtagagtccagtcagtgtgtaggtagagtccagtgtgcgggtagagtccagtcagtgtgtgggtagagtccagtcagtgtgtgggtagagtccagtcagtgtgtgggtagagtccagtcagtgtgtgggtagagtccagtgtgcgggtagagtccagtcagtgtgtgggtagagtccagtcagtgtgtgggtagagtctagtcagtgtgtgggtagagtccagtcagtgtgtgggtagagtccagtcagtgtgatggtagagtccagtgtgtgggtagagtccagtcagtgtgtgggtagagtccagtcagtgtgtgggtagagtccagtcactgtgtgggtagagtccagtcagtgtgtgggtagagtccagtcagtgtgtgggtagagtccagtcagtgtgtgggtagagtccagtcagtgtgtcggtagagtccagtcagtgtgtgggtagagtccagtcagtgtgtgggtagagtccagtcagtgtgagggtagagtccagtcagtgtgagggtagagtccagtcagtgtgtgggtagagtccagtcagtgtgtcgGTAAAGTCcagtgtgcgggtagagtccagtcagtgtgagggtagagtccagtcagtgtgtgggtagagtccagtcagtgtgtgggtagagtccagtcagtgtgtaggtagagtccagtcagtgtgtgggtagagtccagtgtgcgggtagagtccagtcagtgtgcgggtagagtccagtcagtgtgtgggtagagtccagtcagtgtgtgggtagagtccagtcagtgtgttggtagagtccagtcagtgtgttggtagagtccagtcagtgtgtgggtagagtccagtcagtgtgtgggtagagtccagtcagtgtgtgggtagagtccagtcagtgtgtgggtagagtccagtcagtgtgtgggtagagtccagtcagtgtgtgggtagagtccagtcagtgtgtgggtagagtccagtcagtgtgtcggtagagtccagtcagtgtgtgggtagagtccagtcagtgtgtgggtagagtccagtcagtgtgtgggtagagtccagtcagtgtgagggtagagtccagtgtgcgggtagagtccagtcagtgtgtgggtagagtctagtcagtgtgtgggtagagtccagtcagtgtgagggtagagtccagtgtgtgggtagagtccagtcagtgtgtgggtagagtccagtcagtgtgtgggtagagtccagtcagtgtgtgggtagagtccagtgtgcgggtagagtccagtcagtgtgtaggtagagtctagtcagtgtgtgggtagagtccagtcagtgtgtgggtagagtccagtcagtgtgtaggtagagtccagtgtgcgggtagagtccagtcagtgtgtgggtagagtccagtcagtgtgtgggtagagtccagtcagtgtgtgggtagagtccagtcagtgtgtgggtagagtccagtcagtgtgtgggtagagtccagtcagtgtgtgggtagagtccagtcagtgtgtgggtagagtccagtgagtgtgtaggtagagtccagtcactgtgtgggtagagtccagtcagtgtgcgggtagagtccagtcagtgtgtgggtagagtccagtcagtgtgtgggtagagtccagtcagtgtgtgggtagagtccagtcagtgtgtgggtagagtccagtcagtgtgtgggtagagtccagtctgtGTGGGTAAAGCCATTGCAAGAGAGTCCGTGTAAAAAaaagagtccagtcagtgtgtgtgtgtgtgtgtgtgtgtgtgtgtgtgtgtgtgtgtgtgtgtgtgtgtgtgtgtgtgtgtgtgtgtgtgtgtgtgtgtgtgtgtgtgtgtgtgtgtgtgtgtgtgtgtgtgtgtgtctgtgtgtgtgtgtgtgtgtctctctctctctctctctaacacacactgTTTATTCAAGGGCTCAGTTTACTCTCCTGACTGGATCCTGTTTTACAAGGGACTGATCTTAGTGACTGATAGAGCTTTAAGAGTCTCCCAGGAATCTGCTGGGTATATGACCCAAAACACTTTAGTACCCCATACATTAAGTTTCAATTCACTTCCTGAATTAAACATCTATTAGACTCCATCTTCCTCTGCTACTATTGCTGTACTACGGTTTTGGGTATgaatccatctgtctgtctctgtgtctgtctgtatcctgTTGGCTCAGGTGTTGTGAGATCAGTGGTCATTCCTTTCTTTCTTCCCTGACATAGTACTCTCTGGTTAGATAGATTTGCATCATGGTTTGAATGTGTTTGGGTGAGTCAGTCAGGACCAGTCTGGTTTAGCCTGTTGCGTTCAGGTACATTTCCAATGACAACAAAGATAGACTGGCGCATTCTAAACCTCGCATTCCAccagagaggacaggaactggTTGAGTGAGGAACAAACCATTCTCTGATTACATAAAAGTAATGACTGGTTTTTGGTTAGGAGGATCGTAGATAACGTGTAATTAACCCGGAATGTTCATTTTAAAATCTTCAAATGgtttcgattttttttttttttttttaaaggaaaaaGTTATATAGTTTTTTTATTGTGAACCAAATTGGCCTCAATTTAGGCCAGTGCTGTAAAAAACTGAAAACATAATTTAAACAACAAACCTTTTAATATGAAAATAGCAGGTAAACAAAAACAGGGGTTTTGTAAGTTGTTTGGTCAATATTAGTGGAAACTTGTGAAGTCCTTTTTGCTTAACCACATTATTCCACAGCCATTGGTCGGACAATATTTGCTCAATATTTGCACAATACACATAACTGACAAGTATATTTACACAATTAAACACATAACTCCCACCTACAGTTGAACACATAGACACACAACACATACAGGGAATATAGGTCTGCTTaatgatgttctctctctctctgaactaaATAATCAACGATTGGGCCATTTCCAGCAAGACACTTCTAGCCAGATCAGTGTCtatgtctcttcctccccactctGACATTTCAACAACACTTGGATCCAAAGAACTCAAATTAATTATATTCTATGTAACAATGTGAGTTCTGTTTTAGAAATTCTACTCAAATTAATTATATTCTATGTAACAATGTGAGTTCTGTTTTAGAAATTCTACTCAAATTAATTATATTCTATGTAACAATGTGAGTTCTGTTTTAGAAATTCTACTCAAATTAATTATATTCTATGTAACAATGTGAGTTCTGTTTTAGAAATTCTACTCAAATTAATTATATTCTATGTAACAATGTGAGTTCTGTTTTAGAAATTCTACTCAAATTAATTATATTCTATGTAACAATGTGAGTTCTGTTTTAGAAATTCTACTAAAATGAATTATATTCTATTTAAACAATATGAGTTCAGTTATATTTATTTGTACTTTTAATGCTTGGTTCCAAGCAGGCAAGGTAAGTCTCAAGTCCATGTTGTTCTGGGATGGGTTTCTCTCACATGTACTGGTTAGGAGCGTAGACCACAGATCCGGGTGGAGCTGAGTAGTTGGGTTGGTAGGAATATGGCTGGTATGCGTATGCTGAACCCTGCTGGTAGTTTACTCCAGGCTGGTAGTTCACTCCAGGCTGGTAGATGTACCCAGGCCCGTTGACCATCCTCTCCATCTCATCGTCTCCTACCCGGGGTGCGTGGCGACACAGCAGTATGACCCCAGCCACAAACAGCAGAGCCGAAGTCACCCATCCAATGTAGAGCGCCTCTCCCAGCTCCCTGCGCTGGGCGTCGATCAGCAGGGGGTTGTAGAAGTCACGGATGATCACGTTGGCCGTCCAAGAGACTGGGATGATGGTGGTGACACAACCCACGAGGAACAGGCATCCCCCGGTCACCAGGATGATGTGTTTGGTACGAGGCCGGCTGTCCACCACCTTGGTACACTTCATCCCCACGGCAGAGAGGATCAGAGCGATGGCGGACACAGCTACGGAGGAGCACATGAGGCCTCTGGCCGCCTGCAGGTCCGCAGGGAGGAACAGCAGAGAGTCGTACACTTTGCACTGCATCCTGATGTTGGCTTGTCTATAGCAGTTCATCCACAGGCCCTCCCAGCGCGTCTCCATGACGATGATGTTCTCCTGGATAAATGCTGTCACCTTCCACATGGGCAAGCCGGTCACCGCGGAGACACCGATCAGGCCGACGAATCCGAAGACCAGCGCCACGACCTCGCAGCAGACGGCCTCGGAGCGGGCCTTCTTCTCTACTTTCTTCTTCTCCTCGTACACTGAGTCCATGTATGACTTGGCTGCTTTCTCATCGTAGGCCGGGTCAAAGTAGGACTGAGGCGGCTTCCCGTAGACACTGTAAGCGGTGGCACTGCCCATGTAGGACCGGTCCATGTTGGCTGGCTGTCGGTTAGAGAACCTACCGAGGACTGGCGTGTCACAACTCTCCTGCCTCTATCTCACCGCTGAACTAAATGAGAGGACAGGAGCCAGATGTCTAGGTGATACACTCTACAGAGAGTATGCTAACGATGCTACTCTTCTGGTTCAGGTGCTTTATGACATCAGATAAGTGAAGGACAGAGAAACTGGCCCTACTTGATTTTGACGACACAAACAAGTTGATTTTGAAAGCTGTTGAAACCAGATTTCACAGAGACAATGACTCTCCGAAGGAGTATAGTACGTGGATTATTCTGTGAATGTATTAAAGTGACGAAGCAGATTGTTACTGTTATTAAGTAGAAACACAACAGTACGACtcaaaaaaaactaaacaagCAACATCACTTATTCTTACTAGAAGGTGTAACTAAAAAGTTAACAATACAAATAATCTTCTCAAATGCCCAGAAactctcatcatcatcatcatcatcatcatagtaaTTGATCAAGATAATTTCTATTGTCTAATAATGTTTGCTATACTTTTAACCACACAACCACTATGTCTCAAGCAACAACACAATCTAGTGAATACATCAGATCAGAGTGAAAAGAAACAGTAAAAACAAGGAGGAACAAGGAACTCAGGAACAGTGTTCATCCTAATCACAGCGATGTGTTGTACCTTGGTACAAGGAACAGTGTTCATCCTAATCACAGCGATGTGTTGTACCTTGGTACAAggaacatacatacatacatacatacatgcatgcatgcatgcatgcatgcatacatacatacatacatacatacatacatacatacatacatacatacatacatacatacatacatacatacatacacacatacacacacacacacacacacacacacacacacacacacacacacacacacacacacacacacacacacacacacacacacacacacacacacacacacacacacacacacacacacacacacacaaacacactctcacacacacaaacacacactcacacacacacacacacacacacacacacacacacacacacacacacacacacacacacacacacaaagagagagttAATTACTCCTGTGTGGTGTTCCCTTTACAGGAAGAGTGTGTGTATACAAGCCAATGGTACAGTTGTTGTTGTCAATAATTCAAGTTCTTAATGTGTAAAGTactcaaataaaatcagagcacTCTCTCCTCTGGCTCATGAGctttaccgggggcaaactacccccCTCtaagacacctacagcacctgatgtcattgcatcgtctgtggatctattggggcggtaagcaaattgaagtgggtctagagtggcgggtaaggtagaggtgatatgatccttgactagtctctcaaagcacttcatgatgacagaagtgagtgctgcggggcgatagtcattaagtTCTGGTATCTTTGCCtgcttgggtacaggaacaatggtagccatcttgaagcatgtggggacagcagactgggatagggagtgattgaatatgcccgtaaacacaccagccagctggtctgctcatgctctgaggacgtggctagggatgccgtctgggcgggcagccttgcgagggttaacacg
It contains:
- the cldn8.2 gene encoding claudin-8; protein product: MGSATAYSVYGKPPQSYFDPAYDEKAAKSYMDSVYEEKKKVEKKARSEAVCCEVVALVFGFVGLIGVSAVTGLPMWKVTAFIQENIIVMETRWEGLWMNCYRQANIRMQCKVYDSLLFLPADLQAARGLMCSSVAVSAIALILSAVGMKCTKVVDSRPRTKHIILVTGGCLFLVGCVTTIIPVSWTANVIIRDFYNPLLIDAQRRELGEALYIGWVTSALLFVAGVILLCRHAPRVGDDEMERMVNGPGYIYQPGVNYQPGVNYQQGSAYAYQPYSYQPNYSAPPGSVVYAPNQYM